Proteins encoded in a region of the Streptomyces sp. NBC_00258 genome:
- a CDS encoding metallophosphoesterase family protein, with protein MSHSSRDTAEGAGWGTAERGDYKQLMPRRVEKLSWLNPKTLWPARNGVLASWFGDPTGRTRGRWVEQRTVAGAPADKVVRRDDPDHFSFMVIGDTGEGDDPQYAVVPGFLKVSQDTRFAVLASDVVYPVGTADDYGTKFHRPYKDYQAPIYAIPGNHDWYEDLQGFMRVFCEAPPLAPESAPRPLTPAWLRSLLWHKPRTTDEQRLAEARQLRSAPAQQAVQPGPYWAVDAGPVRIIGIDTGLLGTVDAEQGRWLREVSKGDTPKILITGSPLYVDAERHPCPIDGGGTVDDIVRDPDHHYVAAIGGDIHNYQRYPVTVDGRTIQYVVAGGGGAFMHATHTVPRVSVAGVTEDDFRCYPLRGDSLAFYSRLYGRRLRMRRFFTLTEGEATAVIAKRLGIRPTRAQASPARVTLRTRLIASLLGAGGRPDRTSRFRLPVRKAYTQLLSPGSATYSPPFFKCFLRLDVTPDSVRLRCFSATGNREQELDPPVEDEVTISL; from the coding sequence ATGTCACACTCTTCACGCGACACCGCCGAGGGCGCCGGCTGGGGCACCGCGGAACGCGGCGACTACAAGCAACTGATGCCGCGCCGGGTCGAGAAGCTCTCCTGGCTCAACCCGAAGACGCTCTGGCCCGCCCGCAACGGCGTGCTGGCCTCCTGGTTCGGCGACCCCACCGGCCGGACCCGCGGCCGCTGGGTGGAGCAGCGGACAGTCGCCGGGGCACCCGCCGACAAGGTGGTCCGGCGCGACGATCCGGACCACTTCTCGTTCATGGTCATCGGGGACACGGGAGAGGGCGACGACCCGCAATACGCTGTTGTCCCCGGCTTTCTGAAGGTCAGTCAGGACACACGGTTCGCGGTTCTCGCCAGTGACGTGGTCTATCCGGTCGGCACCGCCGACGACTACGGCACGAAGTTCCATCGCCCGTACAAGGACTACCAGGCGCCCATCTACGCGATACCCGGCAACCACGACTGGTACGAGGACCTGCAGGGCTTCATGCGGGTCTTCTGCGAGGCCCCGCCTCTCGCGCCGGAGTCCGCGCCCCGCCCGCTGACGCCCGCCTGGCTGCGGTCGCTGCTGTGGCACAAGCCACGCACCACCGACGAGCAACGCCTCGCCGAGGCACGGCAGTTGCGCTCGGCGCCCGCCCAACAGGCCGTCCAGCCCGGCCCGTACTGGGCCGTCGACGCCGGGCCGGTGCGCATCATAGGCATCGACACCGGTCTGCTGGGGACCGTCGACGCCGAGCAGGGCCGCTGGCTTCGGGAGGTGTCCAAGGGAGACACCCCGAAGATCCTCATCACCGGCTCCCCGTTGTACGTGGACGCCGAGCGCCACCCCTGCCCGATCGACGGCGGCGGAACCGTCGATGACATCGTGCGCGATCCGGACCATCACTACGTGGCCGCGATAGGCGGTGACATCCACAACTACCAGCGCTATCCGGTGACGGTGGACGGCCGCACCATCCAGTACGTGGTCGCCGGTGGCGGCGGGGCCTTCATGCACGCCACCCACACCGTCCCGCGCGTCTCCGTCGCCGGTGTCACCGAGGACGACTTCCGCTGCTACCCGCTGCGCGGCGACTCGCTCGCCTTCTACAGCAGGCTCTACGGGCGTCGGCTGCGCATGCGGCGCTTCTTCACTCTCACCGAGGGTGAAGCCACCGCCGTCATCGCGAAGCGGCTCGGTATCCGCCCGACCCGCGCTCAGGCCTCGCCGGCTCGTGTCACCCTGCGTACCCGCCTGATCGCGAGCCTGCTGGGCGCCGGCGGCCGCCCGGACCGCACCTCCCGCTTCCGCCTCCCCGTACGCAAGGCGTACACGCAGCTGCTGTCCCCGGGCTCGGCGACGTACAGCCCGCCGTTCTTCAAGTGTTTCCTGCGGCTGGACGTCACTCCGGACTCGGTCCGGTTGCGCTGCTTCTCGGCGACGGGCAATCGAGAGCAGGAACTCGACCCGCCGGTCGAGGACGAGGTGACCATCTCCCTGTAG
- a CDS encoding cupin domain-containing protein — protein sequence MIEVKAVEKPDERRDFPRGHLEAVHLTGLDFAVATFEPGWRWSESVAPIAGTESCQVHHNGYVVQGRMRIRMDDGAESEVGAGDVFVCPPGHDAWVVGDEPTVVYDFAGGMAQEYAKAKEG from the coding sequence ATGATCGAGGTCAAGGCCGTCGAAAAGCCGGACGAGCGGCGCGATTTCCCTCGCGGTCACCTCGAAGCGGTCCACCTCACCGGGCTCGACTTCGCCGTGGCGACGTTCGAACCGGGCTGGCGCTGGTCCGAGTCCGTGGCACCGATCGCGGGCACCGAGAGCTGCCAGGTCCATCACAACGGTTACGTCGTCCAGGGCCGTATGCGGATCCGTATGGACGACGGCGCGGAGTCCGAGGTCGGCGCCGGCGACGTCTTCGTCTGCCCTCCCGGTCACGACGCCTGGGTCGTGGGGGACGAACCCACCGTGGTGTACGACTTCGCCGGAGGCATGGCACAGGAGTACGCGAAGGCCAAGGAGGGCTGA
- a CDS encoding LLM class F420-dependent oxidoreductase — MDISVVAAAREDDSPVDEPLRVAALADRLGYREVWAGEGPTWDAFVLATAIGLATERVTLTAGPVPVSVRDPLTIARGAASAAAVIGRPVGVALGTSSKRVVEGVHGRPRTRPAAALAQSAEAVRGLMHGEPGEEIVPGSTFRRRQRPPGGPLTVAAFGDRAIAVAAAHADRMLLDVVSPEQVRALRGKLTAAAELAGRTPPRLAAWLPAAVDPEPESLRQILRSIVGYLTVPGYSDVFAAAGFGEAVDLARSDATPETLLAALPPEAANTLALVGDASTVRTRIDVYAEAGLDEIAVVPATAGDPAGERTLTALADLVSG; from the coding sequence ATGGACATCAGTGTGGTTGCCGCGGCACGAGAGGACGACAGCCCGGTCGACGAGCCGTTGCGGGTGGCCGCGCTCGCCGACCGGCTCGGGTACCGCGAGGTGTGGGCCGGTGAGGGGCCCACCTGGGACGCCTTCGTACTCGCCACGGCGATCGGGCTCGCCACCGAGCGCGTCACACTGACCGCCGGGCCGGTTCCCGTCTCCGTACGAGACCCGTTGACGATCGCCAGAGGCGCGGCGTCGGCCGCCGCAGTGATCGGCCGCCCGGTCGGGGTGGCGCTGGGGACGTCCAGCAAGCGGGTGGTCGAAGGCGTCCACGGCCGGCCCCGCACCCGGCCCGCCGCCGCACTGGCACAGTCCGCCGAGGCGGTACGCGGTCTCATGCACGGCGAACCCGGCGAGGAGATCGTGCCCGGCAGCACCTTCCGCCGACGTCAGCGACCGCCCGGCGGCCCGCTCACCGTGGCGGCGTTCGGAGACCGCGCGATCGCCGTGGCCGCCGCGCACGCCGACCGCATGCTGCTCGACGTCGTCTCCCCAGAGCAAGTACGCGCCCTGCGCGGCAAGTTGACCGCGGCCGCCGAGCTCGCCGGCCGGACGCCGCCGCGACTGGCCGCCTGGCTGCCCGCGGCCGTCGACCCCGAGCCCGAGTCCCTGCGGCAGATCCTGCGGAGCATCGTCGGCTACCTGACCGTCCCGGGATACAGCGACGTGTTCGCCGCGGCCGGCTTCGGCGAGGCCGTCGATCTCGCCCGCTCCGACGCCACCCCGGAAACCCTCCTCGCCGCACTCCCACCCGAGGCGGCCAACACGCTTGCCCTGGTGGGAGACGCTTCGACCGTCCGCACCCGCATCGACGTGTACGCCGAGGCCGGCCTCGACGAGATCGCGGTGGTGCCTGCCACCGCGGGCGACCCGGCGGGGGAGCGGACGCTGACGGCGTTGGCGGACCTGGTGTCCGGGTGA
- a CDS encoding serine/threonine protein kinase, translated as MDGAAGRGALGELPESSEPFFIAPQQPVILRAARVELPEESPDPVLLPSITLLERAASRGSDPDGLPLPPPHMLAGQYRMIRPLGYGGMGEVYLALDTKVDNREVAIKVLRGEQGAAAAEALAQERRALVDLSHDDIIRVFNYGHHPEIGDFLVLQYVDGLTLEEVRARAQVNPGEFGDGRFHEFVLAYGIRLLAALGYLHGDWPGKVYGDLKPDNVMHDGTTTKIIDVGSVRMAGLPGHTTEGYRAPTVGRSGESTGQDDLFSLGETLRRLSGLGGSPDDLAGLGHLDVIGGLGAPGGEPETAQTHPMTAPPPVGLGLVSLARVLHRATRSERAERFATAREMEEQLRGVFRELRSLRTGLETFEPSPLFLQSSYALDAALGSAPPLARWATPNAPAPYAPPSPSEAAQRLPVPRPDRHDYHHAQLSRLADAAPEALLQHTGDWRDSPEVHLLRCRLRLRGAGGGTAAAESELRSAETLIGAERVPHDWRLGWHRGLLALGRDQVAVARRHFDEVFAAIPGEYAPKLALGYCAERLGRWQEASTFYEAVRLRNPSLGSAAFGAVRARLALGGERAWDDAVRALDAVPQHSRHRTAARTAAVRVGVEHVRTAERPDEVTEGLREVLERLARLFHAHGLTDEQARVRMTAEVWEAVQGALARGAVDAEGLATLAAGADERLGLPSDGPGLRKALSRLYLTLAHQAARSASPEDAAVAETLLDRAYEVRPLAFRHHRDSPWLGKRVTTWLRTIARTPTPPPPSPPVSAPGKNAPMARE; from the coding sequence ATGGACGGGGCTGCGGGCAGAGGTGCGCTTGGTGAACTGCCGGAATCCAGCGAGCCGTTCTTCATCGCGCCACAGCAACCGGTGATTCTGCGGGCCGCGCGTGTCGAATTGCCCGAGGAGAGTCCCGACCCCGTCCTGCTGCCGTCGATCACACTGCTGGAGCGCGCCGCTTCCCGCGGGAGCGACCCGGATGGACTTCCGCTGCCGCCGCCGCACATGCTCGCGGGGCAGTACCGGATGATCCGCCCCCTCGGCTACGGCGGTATGGGCGAGGTGTACCTCGCGCTCGACACCAAGGTCGACAACCGCGAGGTGGCGATCAAGGTCCTGCGCGGGGAGCAGGGGGCAGCCGCGGCGGAGGCCCTGGCCCAGGAACGGCGGGCGCTGGTCGACCTCAGCCACGACGACATCATCCGCGTCTTCAACTACGGGCACCATCCCGAGATCGGGGACTTCCTCGTCCTCCAGTACGTGGACGGGCTCACCCTGGAGGAGGTGCGGGCGCGGGCACAGGTGAACCCGGGGGAATTCGGCGACGGCCGCTTCCACGAGTTCGTACTCGCCTACGGGATACGGCTCCTGGCCGCGCTCGGCTACCTGCACGGCGACTGGCCCGGGAAGGTCTACGGCGACCTCAAACCGGACAACGTCATGCACGACGGCACCACCACGAAGATCATCGACGTGGGAAGCGTCCGCATGGCCGGCCTGCCCGGCCACACAACGGAGGGGTACCGCGCCCCGACCGTCGGCCGCAGCGGTGAGTCCACCGGCCAGGACGACCTGTTCAGCCTGGGCGAGACGCTCCGGCGGCTGAGCGGGCTCGGTGGTTCGCCGGACGATCTGGCGGGGCTCGGCCACCTGGACGTGATCGGCGGACTCGGCGCACCGGGCGGCGAACCCGAGACCGCGCAGACCCACCCCATGACGGCGCCCCCTCCCGTGGGGCTCGGTCTGGTGTCGCTCGCCCGGGTGCTGCACCGCGCGACCCGGAGCGAGCGGGCCGAGCGGTTCGCCACCGCACGGGAGATGGAGGAGCAACTACGCGGAGTCTTCCGGGAGTTACGGTCGCTGCGGACCGGCCTTGAGACCTTCGAGCCGTCGCCGCTCTTCCTCCAGTCGTCGTACGCGCTGGACGCGGCGCTCGGGTCGGCGCCGCCCCTCGCCCGGTGGGCCACTCCGAACGCTCCCGCCCCGTACGCGCCGCCGTCGCCCTCCGAGGCCGCGCAGCGGCTGCCCGTGCCGCGGCCCGACCGGCACGACTACCACCACGCGCAGCTGAGCAGGCTGGCCGACGCCGCGCCTGAGGCGCTGCTGCAGCACACCGGGGACTGGCGCGACTCGCCGGAGGTGCATCTGCTGCGCTGCCGGCTGCGGTTGCGCGGTGCCGGTGGCGGGACGGCGGCCGCCGAGAGTGAACTGCGGTCGGCCGAGACGCTGATCGGGGCCGAGCGTGTTCCTCACGACTGGCGGCTCGGCTGGCACCGCGGTCTGCTCGCGCTCGGCCGGGACCAAGTGGCCGTAGCACGGCGGCACTTCGACGAGGTGTTCGCGGCGATCCCGGGCGAGTACGCGCCGAAACTCGCACTCGGCTACTGCGCCGAGCGGCTCGGCCGGTGGCAGGAGGCGTCGACGTTCTACGAGGCGGTGCGACTGCGCAATCCGTCGCTGGGCAGTGCGGCGTTCGGCGCGGTACGGGCGCGCCTGGCCCTGGGCGGTGAGCGGGCGTGGGACGACGCCGTGCGGGCCCTGGACGCGGTGCCGCAGCATTCCCGGCACCGAACCGCCGCGCGTACGGCCGCCGTTCGCGTCGGTGTCGAGCACGTGCGCACCGCCGAGCGCCCCGACGAGGTGACCGAGGGGCTCCGCGAGGTGCTGGAGCGGCTGGCCCGGCTCTTCCACGCGCACGGGCTGACGGACGAGCAGGCCCGGGTCCGTATGACGGCGGAGGTGTGGGAGGCCGTGCAGGGCGCGCTCGCCCGGGGTGCCGTCGACGCGGAGGGCCTCGCCACACTGGCCGCGGGCGCCGACGAACGGCTCGGTCTCCCGTCCGACGGGCCCGGCCTGCGCAAGGCCCTCTCCCGCCTCTACCTCACCCTGGCCCACCAGGCCGCCCGTTCCGCCTCGCCCGAGGACGCGGCCGTCGCCGAAACCCTGCTTGACCGCGCCTACGAGGTTCGCCCGCTCGCCTTCCGACACCACAGGGACAGCCCATGGCTCGGAAAGAGAGTCACGACCTGGCTCCGGACGATCGCCCGTACGCCGACACCGCCACCACCATCACCCCCGGTGTCGGCACCGGGGAAGAACGCGCCGATGGCCCGCGAGTGA
- a CDS encoding GNAT family N-acetyltransferase: MTGAPRVRHARPADLPRVAELAAEHASYEKSAPPVPDLAERLEVLLFGTPAPGLRCLVAELPDGEVVGYATCAPEISTWEGSEYLTMDCLFLRDGNRGLGLGAALMEAVVAEARDLGLTEVQWQTPAWNEGAIRFYDRLGARAKEKLRYFLPVEG; this comes from the coding sequence ATGACGGGCGCTCCACGTGTGAGGCACGCGCGCCCCGCCGACCTGCCGCGTGTCGCCGAACTGGCGGCAGAGCATGCCTCGTACGAGAAGTCCGCACCGCCCGTCCCCGACCTCGCCGAACGGCTTGAGGTTCTCCTGTTCGGCACGCCGGCACCGGGGTTGCGGTGCCTCGTGGCGGAGTTGCCCGACGGCGAGGTCGTCGGCTACGCCACCTGCGCGCCCGAAATCTCCACCTGGGAGGGCAGCGAGTACCTCACCATGGACTGTCTCTTCCTTCGCGACGGCAACCGGGGCCTCGGCCTCGGTGCCGCGCTGATGGAGGCCGTGGTGGCCGAGGCGCGGGACCTCGGGCTAACCGAGGTCCAGTGGCAGACCCCCGCGTGGAACGAGGGCGCGATCCGCTTCTACGACCGCCTCGGCGCACGGGCCAAGGAGAAACTCCGCTACTTCCTGCCGGTTGAGGGCTGA